From the Rhinopithecus roxellana isolate Shanxi Qingling chromosome 5, ASM756505v1, whole genome shotgun sequence genome, the window tggtacacacactggagtactactcagcaataaaaaagaatgagatcctgtcatttgcaacaacacagatgaaaatgagaggtcattatgttaggtcaaaaaaggcacagaaagtcaaacactgcatgttctgactTTTGGGATCTACAAATCAagacaattgaactcatgaacaaagaaagtggaaggatggttaccagaggctgggaagggtagtgggggagtTGGGGAGAGGTGTGGATGgctaatggattaaaaaaataaaaaaaaaatagaataagacctagtatttgatagtacagcatggtaactatagtcaataacaacttaattgtacattaaaaaataaccaaaagagtataattggatttttggtaacacaaaagataaatgcttgacaGCAAGGAtactccattctccatgatgtgactAGTaatatctagtatttgatagcacaatagggtgactatagtcaaaataataagcattttaaaataactaagagtggccaggcacggtggctcaagcctgtaatcccagcactttgggaggccgagatgggcggatcacgagctcaggagatcgagaccatcctggctaatacggtgaaaccccgtctctactaaaaaatacaaaaaactagccgggcgaggtggcgggcgcctgtagtcccagctactcgggaggctgaggcaggagaatggcgtacactcgggaggcagagcttgcagtgagctgagatccggccactgcactccagcctgggcgacagagcgagactctgtctcaaaaaaaaaaaattaaaaaaaaaaaagctaagagtataattggactGTTTGCAATACAAAGGATTGATGCTCAAGGGGATAGTTATCCCATTTCCcaagatgtgattattacacataaCATGCCTACATCAAAACTTCTCATCTACCACCTCTCTATACGTACACCTACAAAaactaagaattaaaaaataaaataaaaacaaccaaaacctTTTGGAcaatgagaaacaaaacaaagatgtgCTTAAATATAATgctatatagtttttatttatttatttatttagagacagagtttcactcttgacacccaggctggagtgcaatggcacccaggtggagtgcaaatgctgcgatcttggctcattgcaatctctacctccttggttcaagcaattcccctgcttcagcctcctgagcagttgggattataggcacccacccccacgcccagctaattttttgtatttttagtaaagacggggtttcatcatctttgccaggctggtctcgaactcctgacctcaggtgatcgacccaccttggcctcccaaagtgctgggattacaggcgtgagccactacacccagcctagtttctgtttttaattttcattttgtgagtgttattagtccgttttcaagctactgataaagacatacccaaggctgggcaatttacaaaagaaagaagtttaacggacttacagttccacgtggctggggaaacctcacaatcatggcagaaggcaaagatgagcaagtcacatcttacatggatggcagcaggcaaagagagagcttgtgcagggaaacccccccttataaagccatcagatctcgtgagacttatctggtatcatgagaacagcatgggaaaaacccgcccccatgattcaattaccttccaccaggtccctgccACACCACATgggaatttgagatgagattgaTGTAGGGACATAGTCAAGCCATCTCAGTGTCTAAATAAGGtaccaaaaatattaactttCATATTACCAGAAGTATTTGGATTTATTGAAGACATCACAGAATCCACTTCTAtctagaaaagaggaaaaaataatagaacacgtaattttatcaaatgttttcacAGTGCAAATTCTTAATTCTTCAGGTGGGAATAAGCATCTATTTTATGAGAAACCAAGTTTGTTGAACCAAGCAGACAAGCAATGACACACAATAGCTATAAGTCATTTTACTTTTCCATCAACATCTGTAAAATAGCAGACACTAATCTGCTAGCCTCTAATAGCCCCCAAAACTTTATTCCACTGACCAAAACAGTTTAAGCACAGAAAATCAATTTGGCTGTCCCATATATAATCTAACAGGCAGCCTTTCTACTTCAGACAAATACAAACAATTGTTATAATGGGCACTAtggctctatttttaaattttttttcctggttataAAAGTACCACATGATTGATGtagaaagcacaaaaaattatgaggaaaattaaaaaatcagtcaTCCAGTGAAAATCATTGTTATCATTTTAGACTAATCAGCTTTTTTCCCCTATGCATCTTTAAACATTTGAGATTTTACTGTATAGAAAACATGAGGACCTGCTTTcactaaatgttaaaatataagcCCTTTACCACACTGTTAAAAGGGCTTTATAAACATTATAGTATTAGAGCCTTGGTGGCATCTGACATAATTTCTCCACTTCTGGTCATTGAACTCTTCCCAGTCTTGGATTTCCTGCATTTTCTTGGTTCCTCTTGTCCCTGCCAAATGGTTCCCACTCCAACTTCTTCAAGTCCCTTCCTACCCTTAAATGCTGGTATTCCCTAACGTTCTATCCTCAGACCACAGCTCTTCCTATTCTGCATACTCTTCCTGGGCAATGCCATCCAGCCTCATGTTTTGAGCAACCACATGCAAACCAAGGATCCCCAAGCCTATCTCCAGCCCTACCCTCTCCATCCAATTTCAGATTCCTATATCTCAGGGAAGCAGTAAAATCTAACAGCAGATTTTCACCACCATAACCTCAATAGACAGCACATTATTTAACAAGTGAATGCACCTGGAATGCTCATAGCTGCCTCAAACTCAATGTGTTCCAATCGAAACTCACTGACTTCCTCTGAACCTACTCTTAAATTTTCTCTTAATTGGTGGCATCGCTATCCCTTCAGTCCTGGTGGTCATGTCACCCTTACCACCACTGCATCCAGTCAGTCATCAGGGCCTAACTTGTCCCACCACCCACAAAGTGTTCCTAGATACTTACCAGAAAAATCTATCTTCTCTAGTCTAAATGACCACCCAGACTGTTATAGTTACCACTAGAATTAGGCCTTCCTTCTTTGTTCCCTtcactttctgtttttcaatCTCTTTCTTGGTATCTATCACAGTTTTATGTCTTTCTACATTAAACTCTGAACTGCTTCAAAGTAGAGACTGTCTTTCATTCATCTTTATATCACTAGCAACTAGCAAGTACtccttttattaaatagaaacaacaaattTCATTATGTgtgggtgggcacggtggctcacgcctgtaatcccagcactttgggaggctgaggtaggcagatcacttgaggtcaggagttggagaccagcctggccaacatggtgaaaccccgtctctactaaaaatacaaaaaaaagaaaaaaaaagaaccaggtatggtggtgtgcacctgtagtcccagctactctgaaggctgaggcaggaaaattgcttgaacctggaaagtggaggttgcagtgagcctggatcacgccactgcactctagcctcggtgacagagcaagactgcatctcaaaagataaataaagtatGTAAACAACCGCATGAACGTATAAGTGATTTATTATCTAAGTATTTTATTGCTTCATGACCTGCAGTCAGTAAATATTTCATTTGCTCAAAAGCAATGTTCAAAAATGAAACCCCAAACCTCAACCTAGTCTAAAAAATCTGTTGAATTTCACAGAAATTATATATTAAGagtcatttgcataataaaagttCATTGTACAAATGACTAAGTTTATAGGTGACATGCTATCAGTGAATACTTTACCGTTTAGTGATCTGTGGTTAGTAAACAGTTcatttgcttaaaaaataaaatggaaaacctcATCCCAGTATGAAAAGTAAAATCTGTTAAATTTCATGGAGTGTATGTACAGTATGTTACATCACTGTATCTGTCATTAAATTTCTCATTCTAAAATTGAAACCAAGTAGACTCAAGGGTGAGAAAGGCAAAATGAGACAAGATACCTTTCCAAGTGAATCCAAGTTAAATACAATGCTTCACAGGCTGACTCATTTTAGCTGACCTGCTTTTTAATTCCAGCTGAAATGATTACAGGTAAACAGGAGAGCTGCAATTTCTAAGAGTTGGCCCTGACTACTTCTCTGAGCGCCATAATAAGCTTCTCAGTAACTAGGCATCCCCTCATAGCTGAGCCACTCTGAACCCACCTGGGCTGTCCATGCAACCTACTTGGGTCAAGAGAATATATTAATACTTAATGTGCATCACAACTTCACAGTATGTTCTGTTGACACAAATAGAGCAGAGAAGCATGACATCACAGGGTCCCTGGCTTTGCTGGGCTTTCAATCTGACAGAAAGGCAGAGCCCACTCATCAGGAACAGCTGGGCCCTAATTAACTGCCAAGCTCTCTGGTCTAATGAGAGTGAGGGATGGCATTCCAGGCCGAGCTCTGAGTGCTCCCTTTGCTTGACGGTGGCAGCTCAATTTCTTGAATCTGGACAGTATCTCGACTATGACTAATTCCAGCTTAACAAGAAGGGCGCTGTCTCTAGAATGAATGCAACAGGAAAGCAGAAAAGCATAAAGACAGAGGTGAACAGGAAGCTTGCCCTACTCAAGTAGGAGGTTCATGGAAGCTCAGCTCAACTCTCATTATTGGTGAATTGGTGCAATCTTTTCTGGAGAGCAAATAtccaacaaaattttaaatgtacatatttcaTGACCTAGCAATTATATTTCTAGGAACTTATTCCACAGATATACAGCCAGAAGGACATAAATATGTGTATCATTGCAGCAATgtttgtaggaaaaaaaacaaaaacaaacaaaaaaaacatatataatccCACACAGGAACCTGGCTAAAAAGAATAATGtgcaactattttaaaatgtggtagtGGTGTGTGCTTTTAGGTTGATATATtgttaaatgagaaaagcaagttaAAGTAGGCACAATATTTACCCATTTATGGTTTCAATAAAAGACTATGCATATATGTCATGGATAGAAAATTTCAGAATTACACAAAAACTGTCAATGGTAATCCCCTAGGAGCCGGACCCTCTGGTAGGCAGGGAGCAGATTTTATGCTCAACTTTATACCTTTCtgcactgttttaattttttgactgtggatgtattttataaacaaagcaacaaaagtaAAACGAGAAAGAGACTATGTCACGTCCTCTGCAAATTTATCCTGTTACCAACACTCCCCTTTCGGCCTTCCCTCTTGGCACTTCTCTAGCATCTCGTATTTATAATGGTTATTAGCAGCCTGGTAGTGAGATAGGCTTGTGTAGGCTCCAGTGGAAAAGATTTCTACTTCATCTCTGGGCTGAGGTGTTAAGAGGAAGCTAAAATTCAGCACTGGGCACATCTCTGAAATTGCTTATAAAGCAATTTATAAACATCCTAAGCTAGCCCTGTGGACTTTTCTTAAGGTCCATTCACCATTGATCGTCTACCCCATCCCCAAATATATAAGAAAGCTCTACCTTGGAGGGCTTGTACCCAAACAGCATTACAACAGCAATTTTAAAGTCCTCTCTGCTGAGATATCCTTTGTGATCTTCATCACATGCCTTAAATACCTGAAGAACATTAAATAGCTTTAGTTAATGAGACAGAAActgtttcttcttatttttattactaatttataTAGTTTGGACCTCGAAAATCTAAAACTTGGCCCAGCGGTAgagtataaaaatagaatttcattATCCCAATATTAATTCTCAAGAAATCTTAAAGATGGACTGAAATCTTCTTAAAGATGGGCTGAAATTTCCTCAAGAAAGTAAAACCAGTTAATCGCTAGGATGACGCAAATTAATTCATTTAGATCACCGAGATAAATTCTACTCAAAATTCAGTCCTGGAGTTAGGAAGGTGAGGCAAAGGGGCTGGCTTTGAAAGGCGGGAGAAGAGATGCAGATTCGTGGTTACCATTAATAGACTATgtagagggaaaggagaaggaactTGGAGGTAGCCGTAGTCCTGGACGGGGAGCCAGGAGCCCTGCAGCTCCAGGATCAGTCATTAACCACGACCCTTTGGACAGGCAGCCCAGGTCTTATCTGTACAACCctggcagagtgagacccaggCGCGGGGAGAAAGCGAGAGGCCCAGGCCAAGCTGAAGTCCGAGGCTCAGTCGCCCTCGGGACACCTACTTCCACCCACATCCTGTGTTCCGAGGGACTGGCTTCCCACGTCTGCGACCTGGCTCTGGCCTCGGAGAAGAACATCGCGACTGCAATAACCGAACCCCAGCACCCCAACCACTGTACACCGCTGCCCCGGCCTGGCTGGCAGCCTAACGCGGCCACGCCCGCCGCGGCTCAGGAAGCCGAACTTCACCGCGCAACTCCGTCATCTCCTCCCATTGGACAACCTGCCAGCCCACTCGCGTTAATCCCGCAGGGCTATTGGCCAGAGCCTTTGTTTAATCAAGTTTCCTAGGAGCCGCCCTGGCAGTGAGGCGCCCAGGCCTGCCCCCAGCACTTGGCTCCGCCCCCTGTCTGCCCCCTTTACTAGTTGCGTGTGGCCGGAAATCCAAGCGCTTCTAGGTGCTGGTTCGATGCCTGGTTCATGATTTATTTCATTCCCTCCATCTTGCAGTAAGTTACTTTTAATCATTTCGATCTATGGCACTATGCTAAACATTATTGGAGACAAAAAGAGTGTGAACAAACATAAAGACAACCAAACGAAAAGAGCCAAGTCCAGGATTCTCGTTCAGATCAGCAAGTCATTGAGATCGAGCTCCCAGGGTAGCTACTACATCTGCTCTGTCCTCCAGATAACCCCAGCACCTAGCACTGTACAGGGCACAAAGTAGATCTTCGATGAACGAACGAAACGAGCCGTTATGTTTACACAAATGTATTTCACTCAGTCCTCTGGAAGACATGCCTAGTTTGGGAGAGATTCCAAGAATAAATACCATAAATAGCACCGAGCCCAAATCCCACAGCAAACATCCTTATTGAAGGCAAGGACTGCCGGGCGAGTTCCGTTTCtcagaagattttaaaagaacacaACTGTTTCGAAGAAGGAATAGATATTCGAAGTTCTAGAGTCCGATGGGAactcatttaacattttattttacagcagATTTCAAAGTCTGCACCCAGCCCTTCCCAGGACACAGGTCTCCTTGCAGCTGCCTTTATCCTAAGCGTATCCTCTCTCCACTTTAAACCAAACGCCGCTGCATGGAGTCCCGGGAGCCTGAGCCATGAGAATTCCCTAAAGAGGGTGAGTCTTGCTCGTagttaactagagagaagttagGGGACGCCTTTCTGGTTCTCCATTCGTTTTAAGAGGTCTCCAGGAGGTCAGCCAAGAGCTAGCGGAGACTAGGTCTCCCCAGCCCCGTCCTGGGTAAACACCCGGCGGGCTTTAGGACCCAGCGGTGCGCTCCCCGGAAGGGGAAGGGGCTGGGCCTGGAGACCCGCGCCGCTGCCCCGAGGGTTTCCACTGCGCGCATGCGCGGCGGTCCCCGAAGGGGCGGGATTCGAGGCGAGCGTGGGTTCCTTGCGCCTCAGGTACGTGTTGGGCGGCAGCTGGCGTGGACTCGGTGCGTTCTCTCGCGGGCTGCGGTCGGGCCCGGGATCCTGCTCCTGACTGGTCGCGGTTCGCGGGCTGCTGGGGTCCTGCAGGGATGGAGGCGGACCGCGAGGAAGCGGCGCGGCCGGGAAGACGGGGCAGGGTCGCCTAGGCCCCGGGGCCTCGGTTTCCTCCGATCACAGCGTCTCAGGGGGCGCGCACAGGCGCCGCGGAGACCTGTGTCTTGCCTGGGCGCGGCGCGAGGGGCCCCTGCTGGGGTTTTTATTCCCAGACCTAAGCTTACAGGTGCGTGGTCCCAGAAAGTGAGTAGGAAAGCGCCCACCACGTGCCAGACGCTTAAGCTTTCTGTACTTGGTTTCCCAGTATAGGAGGACGGTCACGGTACGTAGTATAGAGTTGTCCTGAGGGTGAAGCGAGTTTACACCCGATGAGGCGCTTCGAATCGTGCCTGGCCGGCCCCAGATGATCACACAGTAAGGTTGACAGCTGCTGTCATCACTTCCTCACCTTACGAATCGGCTCCCGTCGAACGCCTTCAGCAAGAGCCCTCTCACTTCCTTTGTCTCCAAACCGTTCTCCACAGAGTTGAAGCGCACACAGTTGTATTAAAAAGGCAAATCGAAGGCCGGGCGCgttgactcacgcctgtcatcctagcactttgggaggccgaggcaggtgaatcgcttgaggttaggagttcgagatcagcctggccaacatggtgaaactccgtctctacaaaaattagccgagcatgatggcgggtgcttgtaattccagctcctcgggaggctaaggtgggagaattgcttgaacctgggaggcggaggttggagtgagccgagattgtgccattgcactccagcctgagcggcagagcgagactcttgtctcaaaaaaaataaatgcaattcgGACTCCCTTTCTTTTTAAAGCCATAAGTGAGACCCCATTGTTCATAGCATAAAATCCAATTTCTTTAACAGGTCTTCTCCCCTCACCCCCTTCATCCTGGACCATTGCCTGCCTTGCCTAAGTCTTTTTTTTATGATCTCTTTCCCATCTCTGCAGGCTGGGTACCCTCTAGTTGGAATGCTCTTCACCCCATCATTTAGACAGCAGGTTCCTTTTGGCCCTCTGGGTCTCATTTATATGTTACTTCTTCAGCATATTCCAAAGATCACCCCTATTTTTCTGTCTCATACTtataaaatgtaatgaatgtCTAACTCATCTTggctattaaaatttttatatgtgaGTCTGTCTCTTCTGCCCTGAAATTATGCTCTGCTAGGGTAGAAACTATATTGTTAACGCCTCATTCCCAGTTTTCGGTACGTAATGACTGCCCAGtaagttgttgaatgaatgcactCCAGGGGGTAAGCATGATAACCATTTTACAGActaaaaaactgaggctcagcagtTAACTAACCTGCCCGAGTGCACATTTACTCCATAGTCATGGCTGGGTTTGAGACAAGGGCCCATGCTGCCTTTGGCCACACAGGAACTCAACTGAGGAGCCTGGCTCCTGGGCCCACCTGATGGTCTTTAAGCTCCATGAGAAGGAGCAACTGGAGGTGAAAGAGAAATGCCCCAGCTGGGTCTGGTATAGTGGGGAGTGAGGAAACACTTTGCAGCTCTAAATGGAGTACCTTTCATATCCACAACATGTTTTAAAGTCCTTAATAAAAGCGCTAACAGTGTTCTGAGCTAGCATTTGGTGGGAaaatttctttagatttttcaTGTTAGTGCAGTGTTTGCCAAATTTCAATCACACTCACCTGCCTTCTCCCcactttgttttattctcttaacacATATGACACGGGATTTTTTTCAGGGCCGCTTAGCCAGCTGGAGACCTCCAGCCCTGGGCTGGCCACAGGAGGTGCCCTGCCCACTCAGCCTGGCGTTGTGCGTTTGGCTTTCATCCTGGCCCAGATCCCGTGGCCACCATGCATGCTCAGCCTGCAAGGAGTGGGTGTATGAGTGAGCCTGGAGGCCTGGATGGCTGTTCCAAGTGCTGGCCCAGGCACAGACCATGCAGGACTGTGGATGGCCTGGGCGTATGGCAAGTGACTCTGGCATCAGACTCTGGTGTCCAGATGAGGGGGATGCGGTGGTGCCTGAACACTTAGAGACGCCAGGCAAATAGGGATGTATTAACAGCTCTTTTAGTCCCACCATCTGCAGCCCAGTAAATGGGAGGTGTGTGGCAGCCAGCGGTTCCCTCTCCCATTGTTCCACCAGCGGAACAGAGTGCTGCTACAGGGCTATAGCTCTATTTGCACTTGCTGTTTAGCAGGTCCCAatttcttgtcctgcatccaagaATAATAAGGTTAGGGTGACAACCAAAGGGGAGAAGGGTGGAGAtgagttttattgagtgatgaaacagttctcagcagagaggggaccCCAAGTGGGTGtcccctgtccccacccaaagGTGGGCAGTTCCCCGGTGTGGCTGAGTCTGGGACTTtcatgggctcagaatgggggagTGTGTGCTGATCGGTTTGTAAGTATGCAAAAAAGGCTAAAACAAaggcaccactcaaaggtgggcttGACAATGTAAAAAACCAATTAGggaagggtaggtatatgtaaagtaggtgaagggtggggattAATTAGAGGAAACCGTGCCAAGTGGGAAGAGAGGTTATCAATCCGGTCTGTGGATTTATCCAagacttgtagcttggctttcaggctttaaactgtctttggtttGCAGGTGGGGTTTTAATGAGGCTCTGCCCCTATCTGCCTCtggatttgtctgcctcctgctgctatcaCATAGACTATcatatacttaatatttttgtttgaatcCAATCATTCTTTTACATAAAGTAAACtttattttgctatttcaaaTATAACGTAGCCATCAGATACCTTCTGTTGATGGTAAACAAAATTGTTGGTGCCTGCAGAAGAGCCCAAACCCTGCTATTTGTTCCAAATCAAGATTAAAAGCATTTCTACAACACTACAACTTTCTTCTTGATTTAAACAGGGAGTTGGATTGGACGGGAAAGGGAGGTACTTTCATAATGTCAGATCCCAATCACTTCCACTTTAGGAAACACTATGCTGTCCTGACTGAGTGCCAGGATTCAGCATCAACACAGCTGTATTGTATTTTCTGACTCTTTCGGTACCACTTACCAAAAGTGTGACTTTAGATTTATGCTGTACCAAGCACTGCCCAGGCAGGGAAGATAGATGATAAACAATGGAAGGAAGGCTCTTGGGTTCTACATTTGTTAAAACTGTACGACTTGATTACAAAGCACTCTGGAATGCTAGGCACCAGAGCCTGTACGAGGGAAGTAAATTCTGTTACTGGTGACCATCCAGTTTTCCAAAGTAAAAATTTGATATTGGTGTTTACCAGCAGTTCTTTTCCAGCCGGGTGCGAGCCTTGATTTCATAAAGAGGTTGGTAAGCTGCTACACTTAACaacaaaacacaattttattaGTGTATTGCACTAAATTGTGACCCAACAAATTGTATTGGGTTGTCTTTAATAAGCGACTCAGGCATATTTTTGAATGTCAGCAGGTCCAAAACTTTATGTATAGAGTAGAACCTCAAAAAAGACTTTGTTCtctagaaaatgtctttttttaaagctttgttctattttttaccCACTTGTCCTACTTTGTTGGAGGGAATTCCACTTCCATATGGTTTTAGAAAATGTAGATAATGATAAAACTAAAAAACCTTTGAAATTCTCCAAATA encodes:
- the EFCAB11 gene encoding EF-hand calcium-binding domain-containing protein 11 isoform X7, producing MFFSEARARSQTWEASPSEHRMWVEVFKACDEDHKGYLSREDFKIAVVMLFGYKPSKIEVDSVMSSINPNTSGILLEGFLNIVRKKKEAQRYRNEVRHIFTAFDTYYRGFLTLEDFKKAFRQVAPKLPERTVLEVFRNATA
- the EFCAB11 gene encoding EF-hand calcium-binding domain-containing protein 11 isoform X6 codes for the protein MFFSEARARSQTWEASPSEHRMWVEVFKACDEDHKGYLSREDFKIAVVMLFGYKPSKIEVDSVMSSINPNTSGILLEGFLNIVRKKKEAQRYRNEVRHIFTAFDTYYRGFLTLEDFKKAFRQVAPKLPERTVLEVFSRSSTVE